Genomic window (Culex pipiens pallens isolate TS chromosome 3, TS_CPP_V2, whole genome shotgun sequence):
AGGGTGGTGTCGTTCCCCTTTGTTGTGAGTCAGAATCTCGGCCGCGAGCGGCGGTTCTTGGTGTTGGTCTACGACGACCACGTCCCGAGGGCGATAAGGAGCGAAGATGTCACTTCGGGCCATACAGAAGCGGGACAGGAACAAATTATCGTCGGCCCAGCagaagcaacagcagcagcaccagcagcaacTATTTATCAACAAAAGTCGCAGCAGCAGCTTCGGGACGACACCCGTTGGCACGATCGGCATCAGTAGTGTTGGTGGTGGACAGCTGCATCGACAGTCGTCTAGCAGCAACAGCAAAAATGAAAAGTGGAGAAATTCAGCCAGCCAGGCCAGCCTATCATCTTCGACGTCGATTCCTTCTTCCTCAGTGCAGCCGTCGCTGACTCACGCGAAACGCTCTGTTTCCTATCCAAGCTTGCAGAAACGCAGCACCAGCAACGCCACATCGCTACGGTTCACCAAGTCCGAAAGTGATCTCCACGGGCAATCCGGGCGGACCGCGGCCGTCGCCTCCAACAACCAGCCGGACCTCGGCAGCAGCGCCAACAACCTGTACCTGGGGGCCAAATCCGAGGTGTGTCTCAAGACGCTGGCCGTGAAGAGTACCCACCAGCCGCCCGCACCGTTCCGGCGTCAAtccagcagcagcggccaacGCGGCGGCGGCAACCGGATGTACGAAAGCAATCGCAGAACGTCGGACCTGGGCGGCGCCGATAAGCTGGCCGGGATCGGCATCAACAACAATGGCGTGGCCGTCCGCATCCCGATCATCGGGTACGAGGTCATGGAGGAGAGAGCGCGGTTTACGGTGAGTGTATTGCTTGCGTGCGCGTGTGTTGTCTCGTGATAACGAAACATTGATTGCGCGAGAAAATCGACGGGGATAGACGCGATAGACACGAAAGATCGCactttgctgttgttgttgtttatctGCCTGTGAGAGCCGGAGCGCGCGTGTGAGGCGAAAAGTGAATGTTGGCAAGAGCATCTTAATTGGGATTTTTTGCttgtctttttttcaatttttgcaccTACCCATTTGGTTTTAATGACCAAAACATAAGGGTTACAGACACGAGAGGATATTATTGTGGAATGGTGTTATGAACCACTTCAAAGTACAGCAAGGCAGGATGTTTAGGATTTTGCTTTGGATCAGATTAGATTTAAATTTACTTTTGCTTTCACAATTATTAATAATATTTGCTTTGCCAATATTTATCATAAGACAACTCAagcaaacaatgtaaatggggtAAAAACttagtgtaaacaaacagttctaTAGGCGTTTACTTGAGAAAAGAGCAAGATACACTGcctatttacattgttttgcaagTAACTTTTATAGTTATCTTACTTTTATTGAGTTTTATCCGCTGTTTACTATCTTTACCAGTATGGACATGGAAAAAGGATCCACCGCCAAATTAGCAGAGAGGCTTTGCTGATATCTTTGCTAATTTAGCCAATTTTCCGCTAAAACAAGCAACTGCACATAGTTCTGCTGGTTTGTTTTGCAGATTACTGTCAACAAGATCCGAAAGCGAAAAATCTAGCTAACTTTGCTGGAAGAAAGGAATAGTGGACTGAACtcacaatgtatttttttgcgaaaaattcatatataaagaaatatttttagaagaaaGTGATCACTCAAAAGAATTTAATTGTTTGCATAGTGTAAGCAAATCAAGAAAGTCAACAATTCCAACgcttttggagctttggtgtcttcagaagagttatgcaaatggaaagggtcaacttttggtttggttgaaaatcagGATGGTTCACTTTtagggtgattttaaaaatctcacttttcaagaatatttttgggaattttttcgtattctagaaagttgttgggcttgccaatgcaagcaactttgtccaagacaccaaaattttatcttgtaATATACGCCTTtcacgaccaaatttatagaaagcatctgagcaaaccttcaaaaatcagttttttgaacgtggcaattcaggatattcagggcacttttagagctctaaaacacaaactttttttttgacatgtcaatttggacttaagggtcacaAGTTACAACCTTAaagctttcttttgtaagaaaggcaaaagatgcaaatttaaaacttaaatatctcgtaAAGGCCATATGttaagcaccaggttgcatttgaaagaggagatccagcactacaaacgctgaaaaatctctggatgtttttctttaaactcgaaatatcttcatttgaaaagtctaattttcaagggaaacccatataggaccaccctaacgaaattcgaaaattgtccaaatatatgtttttccatgtaattttgcccgctgaatctgccctcagaattgagccaaagtaccgaaaatcgatttttggtcatattttgggtttcaatgcaaaattatcatttaaaccacccatgaccaaaaatcgatttgttgacaattTGACTCAATTTAGGGTTAGGGTGGTTCCTAACCctaaaagttgcccctttctatttgcaacaactcttctgaagacaccatagctccaaaacttcacaattattcggaaaatcaattttccactttatTTTGCGAAATGGAACACTGTTAATTGTATAGGACAGCATCTTTATTGATCAAAATACAAGTTAGAATCAATTAATGACTTGGCTGCTTGcgtaaaaaacaaaatatgaaaagattttttatttattttataagcaCCGCAATTCattcaataaaataatattatgaatttttatgagaaatgatgttttgtaccgagtaaaatgaatccatgctcGACAACCATAAATTGCTTTAAAACTTGACCCTGTGACCAGTTTGGGTGCATGTGATATAGATTAGCATTGACACATGATATTgagttgaaaaaatacattcaaatctAGTAACTCTTCAAGAAGTCTTTGTCTTACTAAATTcagcttttaaacaaaatagtGAAGTGTTCAATTTGTCTTAAAATCAAACTGATCGTGTTTTTTGAACATGACACTTTTTTATGAAAGCACtactaaatgttttcaaatatttggagcgagtttttgaaatatatttgcatTTACTGAGCAACCTTCAAATCTTAACAATTTTACACGATGTAACATGATTTCAAATGACTTTATAGCACAAttagttaattttttattttttttaattttagtttatttttttcaaaaaactattaaaCCAGTTGAACaaactcttcaaattttcatccattttggtCATGGtaaataaaacgtaaaaatcttgatttttcccTTGGCAAGTAATGGTTAATACCTTTGTCTCAAATAATACAACACCAAATATTCATCAAcaagttttccaaaaatgtagataatagtttattttctttccataatacagtaatttttgttgcccaaaaAAATAGCAAACTATTCTACTTCAGACATTAACATTATCAAATctaaccttgacatgaaattttcagaagaGTTGACTAGTACAAAAAACTTAGTAACGTGTATCTATAAAATTAAATCTTCAttcatttaatgttttttcaatgaagttatgaaaatgaatgaagttcgggaattcccgggtcgGGAAATTAGACGCTCAgaataaactaaaatttcaacaacaaaaaagtcagattgttttgctgaaaattcagtaacaATCTTTTGTCAGATTGACAaatcatttgctgaagatttAGCAATCGTTGCTGGTTTTTTAGCTATCACGAATTGATTTTCGTGACATTTTATGCCAAACGTAATAAAACTACTGGCTAGCATCAAGGCATCTGTTTATGTTTCTTACCTTTGTTGCTTATGAcctctttgaaatatttttaaatcaaatacaacacattttaaagttgattttcaCTCAACAGCGTCCAAACAGTAAGTCATAAGTGTgatttcagtttgacagattgaatgtttattgatttttcagcaaagattttgttttgttgccGAATTTAAGCAAAGTTATGATGACTTAATcgcattcagttatttattttgtaGAAATTGCAACCAAAAATTTAGTGTGTATAGATTTTAAATATTACACCTATCATCCAGctcgaaattttcaagttttggtTTCAAAATTATGTATAACTTGGTGCAGTCATTCAACACtaaaataaagcttatttttctgagcataATCTCCAGGTTTGAAAAGGCTTGAAATAGGGTTCAAATTTAAAGTGAGGTTCGCGGCCTTtctttaaagtaagttacttctTTAGTAGTTCGTTTTATGAGGAGTGTAGTTAATCCATAGCAAATGTAAACCAGACTTTTTTGCAGTGTTCCCACGAGCCTAAGCCATCGGCTAGGCTaggttcatttttctggttcagGTTCACACCACACGTCGGCAAGCATCGTCGGCTCAGGCTCACTTAGTgccgtgagccatggttcatttggttcaaaccaggcgaggctagccaaaatgaaccattggcttgaaccaggcttgaacctgatcaaagagtgttaggctaaacggcaagctttgttacaccgtagtatgttcaaaccgtaacattcgttacaccgtagtatgattacaccataacattgttacaccacaacattcgttacaccgttacattcgttacaccgtaacattcattacaccgcaacattcattACATcgtaacgttgttacaccgtaacgttgttacaccgtaacgttgttacaccgtaacgttgttacaccgtaacgttgttacaccgtaacgttgttacaccgtaacgttgttacaccgtaacgttgttacaccgtaacgttgttacaccgtaacggtgtaacgaatgtcacggtgtaatgaatgtaacggtgtaacgaatgtaacggtgtaacgaatgttgcggtgtaacaatgtaacggtgtaacaatgtaatggtgttacaatgttacggtgtaatcgtacaacggtgtaacaatgttacggtgtaacaatgttacgttgtaacaatgttacgttgtaacaatgttacggtgtaacaatgttacggtgtaacaatgttacggtgtaacaatgttacggtgtaacaacgttacgg
Coding sequences:
- the LOC120418652 gene encoding uncharacterized protein LOC120418652, with product MSLRAIQKRDRNKLSSAQQKQQQQHQQQLFINKSRSSSFGTTPVGTIGISSVGGGQLHRQSSSSNSKNEKWRNSASQASLSSSTSIPSSSVQPSLTHAKRSVSYPSLQKRSTSNATSLRFTKSESDLHGQSGRTAAVASNNQPDLGSSANNLYLGAKSEVCLKTLAVKSTHQPPAPFRRQSSSSGQRGGGNRMYESNRRTSDLGGADKLAGIGINNNGVAVRIPIIGYEVMEERARFTIFKLRIENAISHTCWLVLRRYTDFVRLQNRLRVQFPHCMLVLPRKKWFGDNFSSGFIDNRIQGLQTFINTILEDDAMRTTPAVREFFCLDEPPAYSESMEESRIIFEAQEETISHLKQQLQTKDELVAALQAKLASEINRNKVLTSVIRNSFDNCSKCAKQLDNHLKDAAYK